One segment of Chloracidobacterium sp. DNA contains the following:
- the murC gene encoding UDP-N-acetylmuramate--L-alanine ligase, whose protein sequence is MVEHVHFIGVGGSGMSGVAEIALRRGWRVSGSDLVASATTARLEQLGVRVFIGHDPRHISGAHRVVVSSAVKPDNPERRAAQERGIPVIHRAAMLAELMAGKTAITIAGTHGKTTTSAMVFSLLRAAKADPTAVIGAALDGIGGGAVAGDGCCFVAEADESDGSFLLLPRDIAVVTNIDRDHLDFYRDLDAITDHFVRFAEGVPDAGLVVACADDPGVQRFLPRLTKRTVLYGLTAPNVHLRAAELASEKPFGWTFIIRHATDRLGRVRLQVPGRHAVLNALAAVAIGLELGIGFEAIQVGLEMFKNASRRFQIRGEKNNVLVIDDYGHHPVEIAAVLDAARKTERRIVLVFQPHRYSRTRHLFADFVTALGGADVACIVDVYAAGEAPITGVTSAALAAALQAAGHPATYYVGDLEAALPAVVALTRPGDVLLTVGAGDVWRLGERFLGHAEVA, encoded by the coding sequence ATGGTCGAGCATGTGCACTTTATCGGCGTCGGCGGGAGCGGCATGAGCGGCGTGGCGGAAATCGCGTTGCGGCGCGGCTGGCGGGTCTCCGGGTCGGATCTCGTAGCGTCGGCGACGACGGCGCGCTTGGAACAACTGGGCGTGCGTGTGTTCATTGGCCACGATCCTCGGCACATCAGCGGCGCGCACCGTGTTGTCGTCTCCAGCGCCGTCAAGCCTGACAACCCAGAACGACGGGCGGCGCAGGAGCGGGGCATTCCCGTCATTCATCGCGCGGCAATGCTTGCCGAGTTGATGGCGGGCAAAACGGCTATCACCATTGCCGGAACCCACGGTAAAACTACGACCAGCGCGATGGTCTTCAGTTTGCTTCGGGCAGCCAAGGCCGATCCAACAGCTGTGATTGGCGCGGCGTTGGACGGCATCGGCGGCGGCGCCGTCGCCGGCGACGGCTGCTGCTTCGTCGCAGAAGCCGACGAGAGCGACGGCTCGTTTCTTCTCCTGCCACGCGACATTGCCGTTGTCACTAACATTGACCGCGACCATTTGGACTTTTACCGCGACTTGGACGCCATCACCGACCACTTTGTACGCTTTGCCGAAGGTGTCCCGGATGCAGGATTGGTTGTCGCCTGCGCCGACGATCCCGGCGTACAAAGGTTTTTGCCGCGCCTGACAAAACGAACCGTCCTCTATGGACTGACAGCCCCGAATGTGCATTTGCGCGCCGCCGAACTTGCTTCTGAGAAGCCTTTTGGTTGGACGTTTATCATCCGGCACGCCACCGACCGGCTTGGAAGAGTGCGTCTTCAAGTTCCTGGCCGGCATGCTGTCTTGAATGCTTTAGCCGCTGTCGCCATCGGTCTTGAATTGGGGATCGGCTTTGAGGCCATACAAGTCGGGCTGGAAATGTTCAAAAATGCTTCTCGACGGTTCCAAATCCGTGGGGAAAAGAATAATGTTCTTGTCATTGACGACTATGGCCACCACCCGGTTGAAATCGCCGCCGTTCTGGATGCGGCGCGCAAAACCGAGCGCCGTATCGTCTTGGTATTTCAACCACACCGTTATTCGCGTACACGGCATTTGTTTGCAGATTTTGTGACGGCGCTGGGTGGCGCGGATGTAGCGTGTATTGTGGATGTTTACGCGGCGGGCGAAGCGCCGATAACTGGTGTGACATCGGCGGCGCTGGCCGCCGCCCTACAGGCCGCCGGTCATCCGGCGACCTACTATGTCGGTGATCTCGAAGCGGCGTTGCCGGCCGTGGTTGCGCTGACCCGGCCCGGCGACGTGTTGTTGACTGTCGGCGCTGGGGATGTCTGGCGGCTAGGAGAAAGGTTTTTAGGGCATGCCGAAGTCGCTTGA
- the ftsZ gene encoding cell division protein FtsZ codes for MGVDNKRPSSPPSVRFEFVENTISKGANIKVIGVGGGGGNAVNRMIESGIEGISFLVVNTDMQALSMSKAAVKIQIGSKRTRGLGAGADPVVGREAALEDTEKIIDALEGADMVFITAGMGGGTGTGAAPIVAGLASELEILTVAVVTKPFSFEGRRRMMNAEKGIRELHECVDTIITIPNDRLLTTVDRNTSLADSFRMADDVLRQAVQGISDLITVPGMINLDFADVRTIMRGSGIALMGTGQASGENRAIQATNAAIASPLLEEASIEGARGVLVNITGGHDLTLHEVNEATSIIQKAAHPEANIIFGAVIDDRMKDAMKITVIATGFDQSTQAANQPPSTATTTAVGNVVAPSSFGRPPSPAAEADVLDRPTFLRRKAE; via the coding sequence ATGGGAGTAGATAACAAGCGACCATCAAGTCCACCATCAGTGAGGTTTGAATTTGTGGAAAACACCATCTCGAAGGGTGCAAACATCAAGGTCATCGGCGTCGGCGGCGGCGGTGGCAACGCCGTCAATCGGATGATTGAGTCTGGTATTGAAGGCATTTCTTTTCTCGTGGTGAATACCGACATGCAGGCGCTGAGTATGTCAAAGGCCGCCGTCAAAATCCAGATCGGCAGCAAGCGGACGCGGGGGCTAGGCGCCGGCGCCGACCCGGTCGTTGGCCGTGAGGCCGCGCTCGAAGACACTGAAAAAATTATTGACGCCCTTGAAGGAGCTGACATGGTGTTTATTACGGCCGGCATGGGCGGCGGGACGGGCACCGGCGCTGCGCCGATTGTCGCCGGCCTAGCGAGTGAACTGGAAATTTTGACCGTCGCAGTCGTCACCAAGCCGTTCAGTTTTGAAGGCCGCCGTCGGATGATGAATGCTGAGAAAGGTATCCGTGAACTTCACGAATGTGTGGACACGATTATCACCATTCCTAATGATCGCCTGCTAACGACCGTGGATCGGAACACATCGCTGGCCGACTCCTTCCGTATGGCGGACGATGTGCTGCGCCAAGCCGTGCAAGGGATTTCAGACCTCATTACCGTGCCCGGAATGATCAACCTTGATTTCGCCGATGTCCGCACCATTATGCGCGGCTCCGGCATTGCTCTAATGGGAACGGGGCAGGCTTCCGGCGAAAACCGCGCCATTCAAGCGACCAATGCAGCCATCGCCAGCCCACTGCTCGAAGAAGCCTCGATTGAAGGAGCGCGCGGCGTTCTCGTTAACATCACGGGCGGTCACGACTTGACGCTGCACGAAGTCAACGAAGCCACCTCGATTATTCAGAAAGCGGCGCACCCGGAGGCCAACATCATTTTCGGCGCGGTCATTGATGATCGGATGAAGGATGCGATGAAAATTACGGTCATCGCCACCGGCTTCGATCAATCCACCCAAGCCGCCAACCAGCCGCCGTCCACAGCGACGACAACCGCCGTGGGGAACGTTGTCGCGCCGTCTTCGTTTGGACGACCGCCATCGCCGGCGGCGGAAGCCGACGTTCTCGATAGGCCGACCTTCCTGCGCCGGAAAGCCGAGTAA
- a CDS encoding polyprenyl synthetase family protein, whose translation MIEAYFAEKVPEVNRWLDRLMPPATTPPPRIHEAMRYSLMAGGKRLRPILVLAAGEVFGGRPERLYPVACAFEMVHTYSLIHDDLPAMDNDDLRRGMPTCHKQFDEATAILAGDGLMTHAFRILAEMDAPAEQKVRVIRELAVGSGTVEGMIAGQVVDLEAEGKPIDAERLTFIHRAKTGALIRGALVCGGIMAGASEDDIALLAAYGDRVGLAFQIADDILDETATAEQLGKTPGKDAAAGKATYPALYGLEVSRRHAEALAEEAITILAPLGRRAELLVEVARFVVHRTS comes from the coding sequence CGCGGAGAAAGTTCCCGAAGTCAACCGTTGGCTTGACCGACTCATGCCGCCTGCAACAACGCCTCCGCCGCGCATCCATGAAGCGATGCGGTACAGCCTCATGGCTGGGGGCAAGCGCTTGCGTCCGATCCTCGTTCTGGCTGCCGGCGAAGTTTTCGGCGGCCGGCCGGAGCGCCTGTATCCCGTCGCCTGTGCCTTTGAGATGGTTCACACCTACTCGCTGATTCACGACGATCTCCCGGCGATGGACAACGACGATTTGCGGCGCGGCATGCCAACCTGCCATAAGCAGTTTGATGAAGCGACGGCCATTTTGGCTGGAGACGGACTGATGACGCATGCTTTTCGGATATTGGCCGAAATGGACGCCCCGGCGGAGCAAAAAGTGCGCGTCATTCGGGAATTGGCCGTCGGCTCCGGTACGGTTGAAGGCATGATCGCCGGTCAAGTGGTTGACCTCGAAGCCGAGGGTAAGCCAATTGACGCTGAGCGGCTGACCTTCATCCATCGCGCCAAAACCGGAGCGCTGATTCGCGGGGCGCTGGTGTGCGGCGGCATCATGGCGGGCGCATCCGAAGATGATATTGCCTTGCTTGCGGCCTACGGCGACCGCGTTGGGTTGGCGTTTCAGATCGCCGACGACATCCTTGACGAAACGGCGACCGCCGAACAGCTTGGGAAAACGCCGGGCAAAGACGCCGCTGCCGGTAAGGCAACATACCCGGCGCTGTACGGCTTGGAGGTGTCCCGCCGCCATGCCGAAGCGCTCGCTGAAGAAGCCATCACTATCCTAGCGCCGCTCGGCCGCCGCGCAGAGCTTTTGGTGGAAGTGGCGCGGTTTGTCGTTCATCGTACGTCGTAG
- the murB gene encoding UDP-N-acetylmuramate dehydrogenase yields the protein MPKSLEQICAKLNVDARFRQPMRRLTSLRVGGEIACVAYPDTPEKAAALVQAFNENGVRWSPLGYGTNLLVADEPLNRAAISLRALKTQVVFDGLRVTAPAGYSLPRLVNQCVERGLSGVEGLAPIPGSVGGAVKMNAGSHGYEIADVIVSVDVARDGRIITLPRETLDFAYRRSPFTDQDLILGVTLQLRPGDAGTSRAEIAEYRRRRAATQPVNANSAGCMFKNPGPDLAAGRIIDELGMKGDAVGGATISPLHANFIVTNGNARAADVFALVERIRSRVREARGIELEMEVEVWD from the coding sequence ATGCCGAAGTCGCTTGAGCAAATTTGCGCCAAGCTGAACGTGGACGCTCGCTTTCGCCAGCCGATGCGCCGGCTGACTTCGCTGCGCGTCGGCGGTGAGATTGCCTGTGTAGCCTATCCCGACACACCAGAGAAGGCGGCGGCGTTGGTACAGGCGTTCAATGAAAACGGCGTCCGCTGGAGTCCGTTGGGTTACGGAACAAACCTCTTAGTGGCGGATGAGCCGCTCAACCGGGCGGCCATTAGTTTGCGCGCGCTCAAGACCCAGGTGGTGTTTGATGGGCTGCGGGTGACGGCGCCCGCTGGCTACAGCCTGCCGCGTCTCGTCAATCAATGCGTGGAGCGTGGTTTGTCGGGCGTCGAGGGGTTAGCCCCAATTCCAGGCAGCGTCGGCGGCGCAGTCAAGATGAACGCCGGGTCACACGGCTATGAAATTGCGGATGTGATTGTGTCCGTAGATGTTGCGCGTGACGGTCGGATCATCACACTGCCCCGTGAAACGCTGGACTTCGCCTACCGACGGTCGCCGTTCACCGACCAAGATTTGATTCTTGGGGTTACGTTGCAACTTCGTCCCGGCGACGCTGGAACCAGCCGTGCTGAAATTGCAGAATACCGCCGACGCCGCGCAGCGACGCAGCCTGTCAACGCCAACAGCGCCGGATGTATGTTCAAAAACCCGGGGCCAGACCTCGCCGCCGGGCGTATCATTGACGAACTAGGCATGAAAGGCGACGCCGTTGGCGGAGCAACCATTTCGCCGTTGCATGCCAACTTCATTGTGACGAACGGCAACGCCCGGGCAGCGGATGTCTTTGCGTTGGTTGAACGGATTCGGTCGCGCGTCCGTGAGGCGCGTGGGATTGAGCTTGAAATGGAAGTCGAAGTTTGGGACTAA
- the ftsA gene encoding cell division protein FtsA — translation MARAFPYTASLDLGSTRTRMVIATPVPDRDRWAVAGYAEVPSKGIRKGVVVNIELAEETIRQALHEAEKMAGFEVSSVHAGLSGLHIRSLNGHGVVAVAQRNRQITAADIQRVIEQASAVSLPSDRGIIEVLPQEFVVDEQDGIGDPLGMLGMRLEVTVHIVTSPITASQNIVTSANRLGMIVEDLTLSSLAAAAATLTEEEREYGTAIVDIGGDITSLAVFQRGAVRHTAMFGIGGAHFTNDIVVGLRSSVPEAERIKQTFGCAFAPLLHPHEREEQLEFAASGGRARVLSRQVLCEMLQPRAEEIFKQLRENLREAGFERKLSSGLVLTGGGSLLSGIPELAERMLDVPVRIGVPDGLDGLNEELRRAEWATAIGLILSSIRPRAHHYLRPRGTSWRDWLTGIGAGIKSLFSLSSSAR, via the coding sequence ATGGCCCGAGCCTTCCCCTACACAGCGAGTCTTGATCTTGGCTCTACCCGAACCCGGATGGTGATTGCGACGCCTGTCCCAGACCGCGACCGCTGGGCGGTGGCCGGCTATGCTGAGGTACCGTCCAAGGGAATCCGAAAGGGCGTGGTGGTCAACATTGAGTTGGCGGAAGAAACCATCCGGCAGGCGTTGCACGAAGCTGAAAAAATGGCCGGCTTTGAGGTTTCCTCCGTCCATGCGGGTCTGTCAGGTCTGCATATCCGCAGCCTTAACGGCCATGGCGTCGTTGCAGTAGCCCAGCGCAACCGGCAAATTACGGCGGCGGATATTCAACGAGTCATTGAGCAGGCAAGCGCCGTCAGCCTGCCGTCTGACCGGGGGATCATCGAGGTTCTCCCACAGGAATTTGTCGTGGATGAACAGGACGGAATCGGCGATCCCCTCGGTATGTTGGGCATGCGGCTGGAAGTCACCGTACATATAGTGACTTCACCTATAACGGCCTCACAAAACATCGTGACAAGCGCAAACCGGCTAGGTATGATTGTGGAAGACCTCACCCTTAGTTCCCTAGCCGCTGCCGCCGCAACGCTCACGGAAGAAGAACGTGAATACGGGACAGCCATTGTTGATATTGGCGGTGACATTACTAGCCTTGCTGTGTTTCAGCGCGGTGCAGTCCGCCACACGGCGATGTTTGGGATCGGTGGGGCGCATTTTACCAACGATATTGTGGTTGGGCTGCGGTCATCCGTGCCTGAAGCGGAGCGCATTAAGCAGACATTTGGGTGCGCCTTTGCACCGTTATTGCATCCACATGAACGCGAAGAGCAACTTGAATTTGCAGCTTCTGGTGGGCGGGCGCGGGTCCTTTCCCGCCAAGTCTTATGTGAAATGCTCCAGCCGCGGGCTGAGGAAATTTTCAAGCAACTCCGGGAGAATCTTCGAGAGGCAGGATTTGAGCGAAAATTATCAAGTGGTTTGGTGCTGACTGGCGGCGGCAGCCTCCTTTCGGGGATTCCCGAACTGGCGGAACGCATGCTGGATGTCCCTGTACGCATTGGTGTCCCCGATGGACTGGATGGTCTCAATGAGGAACTTCGCCGGGCTGAATGGGCGACGGCAATTGGATTGATTCTTTCAAGTATTCGTCCACGCGCACATCATTACTTACGACCGCGTGGGACAAGTTGGCGAGACTGGTTGACAGGCATTGGGGCAGGTATCAAGAGTTTGTTCTCTTTGTCGAGTTCAGCGCGCTAA
- a CDS encoding FtsQ-type POTRA domain-containing protein, with protein sequence MVFAARTPRQVLPSRRKRMHEAAVVSSAWDVVSSVGRRLRSWQSGVIWMALLASLTAMGTAMTRSSLFTLRRVEVIGCQSPLAEDVERAVRQQATGSLLTVSLPGLRRHLESLARVRRVSVVRILPDTVRVVVEERKPVVLAQMAERGSLVWLDDEGVVLGAYNPETDGEPPSVVVGFASDREPSGQRENRMRLQLYRNLMWALDAAEPRLSERIESVDLSHLEDVRVQLRNSRIVVGLGREDFRARLLHACEIIDALQRRDVAILERLRSSEPHIFEKAPFLKSVTMVSLRDVHLGFDERAAAVSSRSSSGTRRPAPPRPTRATPTTNPRSQGVTSRR encoded by the coding sequence ATGGTGTTCGCCGCCCGTACCCCTCGCCAAGTCCTGCCGTCGCGCCGTAAGCGGATGCACGAAGCCGCTGTTGTCTCCAGCGCGTGGGACGTGGTGTCTTCCGTAGGCCGTCGCCTTCGGAGTTGGCAGTCGGGAGTAATCTGGATGGCGCTGCTGGCTAGTCTCACCGCGATGGGGACGGCGATGACGCGGTCGAGTTTATTCACACTGCGGCGTGTGGAGGTCATCGGTTGTCAGTCGCCGCTGGCCGAGGACGTTGAACGCGCTGTGCGGCAGCAGGCGACCGGCTCGCTCCTGACGGTATCTCTTCCAGGGTTGCGCCGGCATCTAGAAAGCCTAGCCCGGGTGCGGCGGGTGAGTGTCGTGCGGATTTTGCCCGATACGGTGCGGGTTGTGGTTGAGGAACGAAAACCGGTCGTTCTGGCGCAAATGGCGGAACGCGGCAGTCTGGTTTGGCTTGACGATGAGGGCGTTGTCCTTGGCGCGTACAACCCGGAGACAGATGGCGAACCGCCGAGTGTGGTGGTTGGGTTCGCTTCGGATCGAGAGCCGAGTGGACAACGTGAAAATCGAATGCGGTTGCAGCTTTACCGCAACCTGATGTGGGCGCTCGACGCCGCTGAGCCGCGTCTTTCTGAGCGGATTGAGTCGGTGGATTTGTCGCACTTGGAGGATGTGCGCGTTCAGCTGCGCAACAGCCGGATTGTTGTCGGCCTTGGGCGAGAGGATTTTCGCGCGCGCCTGTTGCATGCCTGTGAGATTATAGACGCGCTCCAGCGGCGTGACGTCGCTATTCTTGAGCGTCTGCGTTCTTCCGAGCCGCACATCTTTGAGAAAGCGCCGTTTTTGAAGTCTGTCACGATGGTCAGCCTGCGCGATGTGCATCTTGGCTTTGACGAACGCGCCGCCGCTGTCTCGTCCCGCTCTTCGTCTGGGACACGCCGCCCAGCGCCGCCGCGACCGACCAGGGCAACGCCAACAACAAATCCTCGCTCACAGGGTGTGACGTCGCGGAGGTAG
- the murG gene encoding undecaprenyldiphospho-muramoylpentapeptide beta-N-acetylglucosaminyltransferase — translation MAAGGTGGHIFPGIAIARAFVRRDPTTEVHFVGTERGLEKKLVPEAGFQLTLIPAGALNNVSWGRRLQTLGTMPSGLWKAWRLVRSFKPDIAVGVGGYASGPAMLAAIVHGVPTLAVEVNVLPGLTNRLLAPFVTGAAVSYRETAVYFGAKAVLTGTPVRVEFEQIPPKPSDAPRGRVLVFGGSQGAQAINRAMADAAPHLAVRPGLSIVHQTGERDVELVRAAYAAAGLQAEVLPFIHHMAEAMAAADVLVCRAGAATIAEIAAAGRAAIFIPFPQAADDHQRKNAEAFAQAGAGEVILQADLTGAKLAQTILNLLDDPKRLARMEAAARALAVPRAAERTVDVAYQILRRAR, via the coding sequence ATGGCAGCCGGCGGCACCGGCGGACATATTTTTCCTGGCATCGCCATCGCACGGGCGTTTGTGCGCCGCGACCCAACAACCGAGGTGCATTTTGTTGGTACGGAGCGTGGGTTGGAGAAAAAACTTGTCCCGGAAGCGGGCTTCCAGTTGACGTTGATTCCGGCGGGCGCGCTCAACAATGTCTCTTGGGGGCGACGGCTGCAAACGCTGGGCACCATGCCGTCCGGTCTCTGGAAGGCATGGCGGTTGGTGAGAAGCTTCAAACCAGACATCGCCGTTGGCGTCGGCGGTTACGCCTCGGGGCCGGCGATGCTGGCCGCCATCGTCCATGGCGTGCCGACGCTGGCGGTTGAGGTCAACGTTCTGCCCGGTCTTACCAATCGCCTGCTGGCCCCTTTTGTGACCGGGGCGGCTGTGTCATACCGCGAGACCGCTGTGTATTTTGGCGCAAAAGCCGTCCTGACCGGCACGCCGGTGCGCGTTGAGTTTGAGCAAATTCCACCGAAGCCGTCTGATGCGCCGCGCGGGCGGGTGCTCGTCTTTGGGGGCAGTCAGGGCGCACAGGCCATCAACCGCGCCATGGCGGACGCCGCGCCGCACTTGGCGGTGCGACCGGGGTTGTCCATTGTCCATCAGACTGGCGAACGCGACGTTGAGTTAGTGCGTGCCGCCTATGCGGCGGCTGGTCTCCAGGCGGAGGTTCTCCCGTTCATTCACCACATGGCGGAAGCGATGGCGGCGGCGGATGTCTTGGTCTGCCGGGCCGGGGCAGCGACCATCGCTGAGATTGCCGCCGCCGGACGCGCAGCGATTTTTATTCCCTTTCCGCAAGCGGCCGATGACCATCAACGGAAAAACGCCGAGGCGTTTGCCCAAGCAGGTGCGGGTGAAGTGATTCTGCAAGCCGATCTTACTGGAGCGAAGCTTGCCCAAACCATTCTCAACCTTCTTGATGACCCTAAACGATTGGCCCGCATGGAAGCCGCCGCCCGTGCTTTGGCGGTTCCACGGGCGGCGGAACGCACCGTGGACGTTGCGTACCAAATTCTCCGTCGCGCAAGATGA